Proteins from one Bactrocera neohumeralis isolate Rockhampton chromosome 3, APGP_CSIRO_Bneo_wtdbg2-racon-allhic-juicebox.fasta_v2, whole genome shotgun sequence genomic window:
- the LOC126753704 gene encoding myosin heavy chain IB-like: MKFFTVLFFIAFAVVLVNGQRGGPGGRGGPQLGGGPGGPVGLGGPGGPGGPGGLGGPGGPGGPGGPGGFDGPGGPGGPGGCGPLNSTTVAPAANSTVTPSVVASSTVAANSTTTTTTEAA, from the exons ATGAAATTCTTTACGGTATTATTCTTTATCGCTTTCGCCGTGGTCCTTGTTAATG GCCAACGAGGTGGACCTGGCGGACGTGGTGGTCCACAACTAGGCGGTGGTCCTGGCGGTCCTGTTGGTCTTGGTGGTCCAGGTGGTCCTGGCGGTCCTGGTGGTCTTGGCGGCCCTGGTGGTCCTGGCGGTCCAGGTGGTCCTGGTGGTTTTGACGGCCCGGGTGGTCCTGGCGGTCCTGGCGGTTGTGGCCCACTTAATTCCACTACTGTTGCACCAGCTGCCAACTCAACTGTTACACCCTCAGTTGTTGCCAGCTCAACTGTTGCAGCGAATTCAACAACTACTACGACCACAGAGGCTGCATAA